Proteins encoded within one genomic window of Prauserella marina:
- a CDS encoding ABC transporter ATP-binding protein, with protein MTDDPLLRVDGLATGYGDIRAVWDVSLRVHAGEVTVLLGRNGAGKTTTLRAVAGLNKAEAGCITFDGEDITGVRAHRRVGAGIAFVQEGKRVFRRRTVEENLLLGGYSTGKGKHKLRAELGPVYDMFPVLADRRRTVSGQLSGGQQQMLAIGQALMAKPALLMLDEPSGGLAPSVVAEVMATVSTLKASGMGVLLVEQAAAAALEVADQVTVLDVGKVVLDRPRAEVADTNALLDVYFGRAG; from the coding sequence ATGACCGACGATCCGCTGCTGCGTGTCGACGGCCTCGCCACGGGATACGGCGACATTCGCGCGGTATGGGACGTGTCGCTGCGCGTCCACGCCGGTGAGGTGACGGTCCTGCTGGGCCGCAACGGCGCGGGCAAGACGACGACCCTGCGCGCCGTCGCGGGACTGAACAAGGCCGAAGCCGGGTGCATCACGTTCGACGGCGAGGACATCACCGGCGTGCGCGCACATCGCAGGGTCGGGGCAGGCATCGCGTTCGTCCAGGAGGGCAAAAGGGTTTTCCGGCGCAGGACCGTCGAGGAGAACCTGCTGCTCGGCGGATACAGCACGGGCAAGGGCAAACACAAGCTGCGCGCCGAACTCGGCCCCGTCTACGACATGTTCCCCGTGCTCGCCGACCGCAGGCGCACCGTATCCGGTCAGCTTTCCGGTGGACAGCAACAGATGCTCGCGATCGGACAGGCACTCATGGCCAAACCGGCGCTGCTGATGTTGGACGAACCCTCCGGTGGCCTCGCGCCGTCCGTCGTCGCCGAAGTCATGGCGACCGTGTCGACGTTGAAAGCCTCCGGCATGGGGGTGCTGCTCGTCGAGCAGGCCGCCGCGGCGGCACTGGAGGTCGCCGACCAGGTCACCGTGCTCGACGTGGGCAAGGTGGTGCTCGACCGGCCTCGTGCCGAGGTCGCCGACACCAATGCCTTGCTGGACGTCTACTTCGGCAGGGCGGGCTGA
- a CDS encoding ABC transporter permease subunit, producing MALVRTLRTIPSWVLPLVLGALLIAAPWLGISSGTRRLLLLTCILALVTSGLNLSFGYAGELALGQTAMYATGAYLTGYLAMNWANDLLLLIAIGALAALVVGLVSGIPGLRLGGWSLAMTSFFLVLLVPQLIELLEPYTGGAVGMVGIPGPKLFGTELDTITFYVVVAVVTVAWFVVIRNLITSRHGVAFQVLRQSPVLASSLGISVYRLKLTAYAVGAIPAGIAGALFAFADKYLSPGSFGFTMAVTVLAASILGGAKSIYGPLIGAAVMQYGPLRSTDFEQYAQVVYGAFLIIAGTLVANGLAGLAKKGIGKLVARWDPPEARPGSVAAEPEVPLPPLAGARLRAEDVHKRFGGLRALGGVNLTAEPGRITALIGPNGSGKTTLLNMICGYYRTDAGTITIGETDITGKPTHRVAREGVARTFQTPLFPEHITVREAVAAGGYTARYVGMPSSILRLPRYRKAAEANDSEVTTMLRLVGLEHLADVEAASLPLGTRRLLEVARALVARPKVLLLDEVASGLDEDEVDRLAVLIRRIRDAGPAVVLVEHNFRLVLDLADTVTVLAQGELVAEGRPAEIENHPRVRSEYLGIRQEVTP from the coding sequence GTGGCACTCGTCCGGACTCTGCGCACGATTCCCTCGTGGGTGCTGCCGCTCGTGCTCGGTGCCCTGCTCATCGCGGCACCGTGGCTCGGCATCAGCTCGGGAACCCGCAGGCTGCTCTTGCTGACCTGCATACTCGCGCTCGTCACCAGCGGGCTCAACCTCAGCTTCGGCTACGCGGGCGAGCTGGCGCTCGGCCAGACGGCGATGTACGCCACCGGCGCCTACCTGACCGGCTATCTCGCGATGAACTGGGCCAACGATCTGCTGCTGCTCATCGCGATCGGCGCGCTGGCCGCGCTCGTGGTCGGACTCGTCTCCGGGATACCGGGGCTGCGGCTGGGCGGCTGGTCGCTGGCGATGACATCGTTCTTCCTCGTACTGCTCGTGCCGCAGCTCATTGAACTGCTTGAGCCCTACACGGGCGGCGCGGTGGGCATGGTCGGCATCCCCGGCCCGAAGCTGTTCGGGACCGAACTGGACACGATCACCTTCTACGTCGTCGTCGCCGTGGTGACCGTCGCCTGGTTCGTCGTCATCCGCAACCTCATCACCTCGCGGCACGGCGTCGCGTTCCAGGTGCTGCGGCAAAGCCCGGTGCTCGCCTCGTCGCTTGGCATCTCGGTGTACCGGTTGAAACTGACCGCCTACGCGGTCGGGGCGATCCCCGCCGGGATCGCGGGAGCGTTGTTCGCTTTCGCCGACAAGTACCTTTCGCCGGGTTCGTTCGGCTTCACCATGGCCGTGACGGTTCTCGCGGCCTCGATCCTCGGCGGGGCGAAGAGCATCTACGGCCCGCTCATCGGCGCCGCCGTGATGCAGTACGGGCCGTTGCGCTCCACGGACTTCGAGCAATACGCCCAGGTCGTCTACGGCGCTTTCCTGATCATCGCGGGAACGCTCGTCGCCAACGGCCTCGCGGGGCTCGCGAAGAAGGGTATCGGCAAGCTGGTGGCCCGCTGGGATCCGCCGGAAGCGCGCCCGGGATCGGTGGCTGCTGAACCCGAGGTGCCGCTGCCACCGCTGGCCGGAGCGCGGCTGCGGGCCGAGGACGTGCACAAGCGATTCGGCGGACTGCGAGCGCTGGGCGGCGTGAACCTCACCGCCGAGCCGGGCCGGATCACGGCGCTGATCGGGCCCAACGGCTCTGGCAAGACCACGCTGCTCAACATGATCTGCGGCTACTACCGCACCGACGCGGGCACGATCACGATCGGGGAAACGGACATCACGGGAAAGCCGACCCACCGGGTCGCGAGGGAGGGCGTCGCGCGCACCTTCCAGACCCCGCTGTTCCCCGAGCACATCACGGTGCGGGAAGCGGTGGCCGCCGGTGGCTACACCGCCCGCTACGTGGGCATGCCCTCCTCGATCCTGCGCCTGCCTCGCTATCGCAAGGCGGCCGAGGCCAACGACTCCGAGGTGACCACCATGCTGCGGCTGGTGGGCCTCGAACACCTCGCCGACGTCGAAGCCGCGTCGCTGCCGCTTGGCACGCGCAGATTGCTCGAAGTGGCGAGGGCGCTCGTCGCGCGGCCGAAGGTACTGCTGCTTGACGAGGTCGCGTCCGGTTTGGACGAAGACGAGGTCGACCGGCTCGCCGTGCTCATCAGGCGCATCAGGGACGCCGGTCCCGCCGTCGTCCTCGTCGAGCACAACTTCCGCCTCGTGCTCGACCTCGCCGACACGGTGACCGTGCTGGCACAGGGAGAACTGGTCGCCGAAGGCCGTCCGGCCGAGATCGAGAACCACCCGAGGGTGCGTTCGGAATATCTCGGGATCAGGCAGGAGGTCACGCCATGA
- a CDS encoding branched-chain amino acid ABC transporter permease: MTAVWSGLSIGAVYALVAIGYNLVFIAYTTFNFAHAQLMMFAVFVTYWGLVVAELPVVLIFLIAAVGIGLIALVEEFIAIRPVKGIHAHLVTTLGMATLVDGVTRLIWGDQVLKVPATGSDATLTLFGGRVSAVELTLIAVVIVITVALTGYGRRSRTGLALLAMAEDREAAQLRGINVGRLALGAFVFTGVLAGLTGPLVGPKTFAVATLGAALALKGFVAVAIGGFGSLPGALIGGFVVGLVEALSGRWLGSQFPTIMVFVVLILILVLKPTGLFGTTRERMV; encoded by the coding sequence GTGACAGCCGTCTGGTCCGGCCTTTCGATCGGGGCGGTCTACGCCCTTGTCGCCATCGGGTACAACCTGGTCTTCATCGCGTACACGACGTTCAACTTCGCGCACGCGCAGCTCATGATGTTCGCGGTATTCGTGACCTATTGGGGACTGGTCGTCGCGGAGCTGCCGGTCGTGCTGATCTTTCTTATCGCCGCGGTGGGTATCGGCCTCATCGCGCTGGTTGAGGAGTTCATCGCGATCCGCCCGGTGAAGGGAATACACGCGCACCTCGTCACCACGCTCGGCATGGCGACCCTTGTGGACGGTGTGACCAGGCTGATCTGGGGCGACCAGGTACTCAAAGTTCCCGCGACCGGATCGGACGCGACGCTGACTCTGTTCGGCGGCAGGGTCAGCGCCGTCGAGCTCACCCTGATCGCGGTCGTCATCGTGATCACGGTGGCCCTCACCGGCTACGGCAGACGGTCGCGCACCGGTCTTGCCCTGCTTGCCATGGCCGAGGACAGAGAAGCCGCGCAGTTGCGCGGAATCAACGTCGGCAGGCTCGCGCTCGGTGCCTTCGTGTTCACCGGCGTCCTCGCCGGACTGACCGGCCCGCTGGTCGGCCCGAAGACCTTCGCCGTTGCCACGCTCGGCGCGGCGCTGGCGCTCAAGGGGTTCGTCGCGGTCGCGATCGGCGGCTTCGGCAGCCTGCCCGGCGCGCTGATCGGCGGATTCGTCGTCGGGCTCGTCGAGGCGCTGTCCGGAAGGTGGCTGGGCAGCCAGTTCCCCACGATCATGGTGTTCGTCGTGCTGATCCTCATCCTTGTGCTCAAACCGACCGGATTGTTCGGTACGACAAGGGAAAGGATGGTGTGA
- a CDS encoding acetyl-CoA C-acetyltransferase translates to MPEAVIVAAARSPIGKAYKGSLTSERADDLAVAMVRAALDKVPSLDPHEVDDVLLGTAQPAGEQGYGLARVVAVTLGLDDVPGTTVQRYCASSVQTTRMALHAVKAGEARVLISAGTEVVSRFGAGKADGMPDTRNPRYADAGKRSEQRAAAGSAPWTDPRAEGTLPDVYVAMGQTAENVAQSRSVSRTAQDEFAALSQQRAQRAIADGFFATDITPFTRADGVVVSADDGPRPGVTAEKLGSLKPAFREDGTVTAGNCCGLNDGAAALVIMSADRASELGITPLARIVSTGVSALSPEIMGLGPVEATRRALALAGMSTSDLDLVELNEAFAAQVLPVVDELKLDIDKVNVHGGAIALGHPFGQTGARLTTTLLNGLAFRGGQTGLVTMCTAGGQGMALVLERLS, encoded by the coding sequence ATGCCCGAAGCCGTGATCGTCGCCGCCGCGCGCTCGCCCATCGGCAAGGCATACAAGGGCTCGCTCACCTCGGAGCGCGCCGACGATCTCGCCGTCGCCATGGTGCGTGCGGCACTGGACAAGGTGCCCTCGCTCGATCCGCACGAGGTGGACGACGTACTGCTCGGCACGGCCCAGCCAGCCGGAGAGCAGGGGTACGGCCTGGCCAGAGTCGTCGCGGTGACCCTGGGCCTCGACGACGTACCGGGAACCACGGTGCAGCGCTACTGTGCCTCCAGCGTGCAGACCACGCGGATGGCCCTGCACGCCGTCAAGGCGGGCGAGGCCCGGGTGCTGATCTCGGCGGGAACCGAGGTGGTGTCCCGGTTCGGTGCCGGCAAGGCGGACGGCATGCCCGACACCCGCAATCCCCGTTACGCCGATGCCGGAAAGCGCAGCGAACAGCGCGCGGCGGCAGGGTCCGCGCCATGGACCGACCCACGTGCCGAGGGCACGTTGCCCGACGTCTATGTCGCGATGGGACAGACAGCGGAGAACGTCGCCCAGTCCCGTTCGGTGAGCAGGACGGCGCAGGACGAGTTCGCCGCGCTGAGCCAGCAGCGGGCGCAGCGGGCCATCGCCGACGGGTTTTTCGCCACCGACATCACCCCGTTCACCCGCGCCGACGGTGTCGTCGTCTCCGCCGACGACGGGCCGAGGCCCGGCGTGACCGCCGAGAAGCTTGGCTCGCTGAAGCCCGCTTTCCGGGAGGACGGCACGGTGACGGCCGGAAACTGCTGCGGCCTCAACGACGGCGCGGCGGCACTGGTGATCATGTCCGCCGACCGCGCGAGCGAACTGGGGATCACCCCGCTGGCGCGGATCGTCTCGACCGGCGTTTCCGCGCTGTCACCCGAGATCATGGGCCTCGGTCCCGTCGAGGCGACCCGCCGTGCGCTGGCGCTTGCCGGTATGTCCACGAGCGACCTCGACCTCGTCGAACTGAACGAGGCGTTCGCGGCGCAGGTGCTGCCGGTGGTCGACGAGCTGAAACTCGACATCGACAAGGTCAACGTCCACGGTGGAGCGATCGCGCTCGGTCACCCGTTCGGCCAGACCGGAGCGCGGCTGACCACGACGTTGCTCAACGGGCTCGCTTTCCGGGGCGGTCAGACCGGTCTCGTCACGATGTGCACGGCGGGCGGCCAGGGGATGGCGCTCGTACTGGAACGCCTTTCCTGA
- a CDS encoding FadD3 family acyl-CoA ligase encodes MPETNTAGWTTIPAAVRAAAATAPDTLAVVDGDLRLTYAELDAEVTRFARGVIARGMRPGERAAVWAPNSGRWIIAALGIMAAGGVLVPVNTRFKGEEARHALAKVRAELLVVDDGFLGNAYLAMLRGGVGVALPEPTSETPVPALPSLRTVVTMRASDDPFVLPFDRLTADGERIPAAEVDRRVADLRPDDVADILFTSGTTGFPKGAMVTHRSNLWVDEAWSDMVGLLPGDRYLLINPFFHSFGYRAGILACLVRTATMVPLAVFDVEAALELVQAERITVFPGAPTVYSSILAHPRRGDYDLGSVRLAVTGATVVPVPLLKSMRADLGFRDVITAYGLTETCGTATVCPPDTDQERLSTSCGKAIPGVEVVIADPGGETVPTGEKGEILVRGANLMVGYFEDPGATAKAIDAAGWLHTGDIGWLDADGYLRVTDRLKDMFVVGGFNAYPAEIERLLSEHPDVAEVAVVGTPDDRLGEVGHAYVVAREGRTPTEEELTAFCRDTMANYKVPRHFSFVGELPRTPSGKIQKFRLGASR; translated from the coding sequence GTGCCGGAAACGAACACCGCGGGCTGGACGACCATTCCCGCCGCCGTGCGGGCAGCTGCCGCCACGGCTCCGGACACGCTCGCGGTCGTTGACGGCGATCTCCGGCTGACCTACGCCGAACTCGATGCCGAGGTGACCCGGTTCGCGCGTGGCGTGATCGCGAGGGGAATGCGCCCGGGGGAGCGGGCCGCGGTGTGGGCGCCGAACTCGGGCCGGTGGATCATCGCCGCACTGGGCATCATGGCGGCGGGCGGCGTCCTCGTGCCGGTCAACACTCGGTTCAAGGGCGAGGAGGCACGCCACGCGCTGGCCAAAGTCAGGGCAGAGCTGCTGGTAGTCGACGACGGTTTCCTCGGCAACGCCTACCTCGCCATGTTGCGCGGCGGGGTAGGCGTTGCCCTGCCGGAGCCGACAAGCGAGACACCGGTCCCCGCGCTGCCGTCGTTGCGCACCGTGGTGACCATGCGCGCGAGCGACGACCCCTTCGTCCTGCCGTTCGACCGGTTGACCGCCGACGGGGAGCGGATTCCCGCCGCCGAGGTCGACCGGCGCGTCGCCGATCTGCGGCCCGACGACGTCGCCGACATCCTGTTCACCTCCGGTACCACGGGTTTTCCCAAGGGCGCGATGGTGACCCACCGCAGCAACCTGTGGGTGGACGAGGCGTGGAGCGACATGGTCGGCCTGCTGCCGGGCGACCGCTATCTGCTGATCAACCCGTTCTTCCACAGTTTCGGCTACCGCGCCGGAATTCTGGCCTGCCTCGTGCGCACGGCGACCATGGTGCCGCTCGCGGTGTTCGACGTAGAGGCCGCGCTGGAACTGGTGCAGGCGGAGCGGATCACCGTCTTCCCTGGAGCGCCCACCGTGTACTCCTCGATACTGGCGCATCCCCGCAGGGGCGATTACGATCTCGGATCCGTGCGGCTGGCCGTCACCGGCGCGACCGTGGTTCCCGTGCCACTGCTGAAAAGCATGCGGGCCGACCTCGGGTTCCGGGACGTCATCACCGCATACGGGCTCACCGAAACCTGTGGAACGGCAACGGTGTGCCCGCCGGACACCGACCAGGAACGACTGTCCACAAGCTGCGGCAAAGCGATTCCCGGAGTCGAGGTCGTCATCGCAGACCCTGGCGGCGAAACGGTTCCCACCGGGGAGAAAGGCGAGATCCTCGTCAGGGGTGCCAACCTCATGGTCGGCTACTTCGAGGATCCCGGCGCGACCGCGAAAGCCATCGACGCGGCGGGCTGGCTGCACACCGGCGACATCGGCTGGCTCGACGCCGACGGCTACCTGAGGGTCACCGACCGGCTCAAGGACATGTTCGTCGTCGGCGGCTTCAACGCCTACCCCGCCGAGATCGAACGGTTGTTGTCCGAACACCCCGATGTCGCGGAGGTCGCGGTCGTCGGGACCCCCGACGACCGGCTGGGCGAGGTCGGGCACGCCTACGTCGTGGCGAGGGAAGGGCGAACCCCCACCGAGGAGGAGCTGACCGCCTTCTGCCGCGACACCATGGCCAACTACAAGGTGCCCCGGCACTTTTCGTTCGTCGGGGAGCTGCCCCGCACGCCGAGCGGCAAGATCCAGAAGTTCCGGCTCGGCGCGAGCCGCTGA
- a CDS encoding acetyl-CoA C-acetyltransferase has product MAEAYLVDAVRTPVTKRGGGLAAIHSADLGAHVLSALMNRAGVDPAAVEDVILGCVDTIGSQAGDIARTAWLAAGLPEEVPGVTVDRQCGSSQQAVHFAAQAVLSGTADVVVAGGVQNMSAVPISAAMTTGRQFGFPDPFSGSEGWVRRYGDVPVSQFRSAEMIARKWGISRRDMEEFALHSHEKAVTAIGEGRFVREIVPLGEANVDTCPRATTSLEKMAALTPLEEGGSVTAAVSSQICDGAAALLVMSERAVREHGVTPRARIHHISVRAADPVWMLTAPIPATERALARTGLGIGDIDLVEINEAFASVVLAWLRESGADPARVNVNGGGIALGHPLGATGARLMTTLLHELERTGGRFGLQTMCEGGGQANVTILERL; this is encoded by the coding sequence ATGGCCGAGGCTTACCTCGTTGACGCGGTCCGCACGCCGGTCACCAAACGCGGAGGCGGGCTGGCCGCCATCCATTCCGCCGACCTCGGCGCGCACGTGCTGTCCGCGCTGATGAACCGCGCCGGTGTCGACCCGGCCGCGGTGGAGGACGTCATCCTCGGCTGCGTGGACACCATCGGCTCCCAGGCAGGCGACATCGCCCGCACCGCGTGGCTCGCCGCGGGACTTCCCGAGGAAGTACCCGGGGTGACGGTCGACCGGCAGTGCGGATCGTCGCAACAGGCGGTGCACTTCGCGGCACAGGCCGTGCTCAGCGGAACCGCCGACGTCGTCGTCGCCGGCGGGGTGCAGAACATGAGTGCCGTCCCCATCTCCGCGGCCATGACGACGGGCCGGCAATTCGGCTTCCCCGATCCCTTCTCCGGTTCCGAGGGCTGGGTGCGGCGCTACGGCGATGTGCCGGTCTCGCAGTTCAGGTCGGCGGAAATGATCGCGCGCAAATGGGGCATCAGCAGGCGCGACATGGAGGAGTTCGCCCTGCACAGCCACGAAAAGGCGGTCACGGCGATCGGCGAGGGCCGGTTCGTCCGCGAGATCGTCCCGCTCGGCGAGGCGAACGTGGACACGTGTCCAAGGGCGACCACCTCACTGGAGAAGATGGCCGCGCTGACGCCCCTGGAAGAAGGTGGCAGCGTCACCGCCGCCGTATCGAGCCAGATCTGCGACGGCGCGGCGGCACTGCTGGTCATGTCGGAGCGGGCGGTGCGCGAGCACGGGGTAACGCCACGGGCGCGCATCCACCACATTTCGGTGCGGGCCGCCGACCCGGTGTGGATGCTCACCGCACCCATTCCCGCGACGGAACGAGCGCTGGCCCGCACCGGGCTCGGTATCGGCGACATCGACCTCGTCGAGATCAACGAGGCGTTCGCCTCCGTCGTACTGGCCTGGCTACGGGAAAGCGGTGCCGATCCGGCGAGAGTCAACGTCAACGGCGGCGGCATCGCACTCGGGCATCCGCTCGGGGCTACCGGGGCGAGGCTGATGACCACCCTGCTGCACGAACTCGAACGCACCGGCGGCCGGTTCGGCCTGCAAACCATGTGCGAAGGCGGAGGACAAGCCAACGTGACGATCCTGGAACGGCTCTGA
- a CDS encoding SDR family oxidoreductase, translating to MGEHDGKAVIVTGGTRGIGAAISRRFLAEGADVLVCGRNEPADLPSHEGKRASFVAADIRRPGEAASVVRACADRFGRLDVLVNNAGGAPPADTATMSPRFVSAVVTLNLLAPFYVAQPANEVMRNQREGGLIINIGSVAGRDPAPGATAYSAAKAGLTMLTKSLGMEFAPKVRVNQVTVGLVRTELSHLNYGDENGQEQVAATIPMARMAEPDDVAAACLLLAAPSAGYLNGTELLVDGGGEFPARYLAVNPSPHETRAGGTQP from the coding sequence ATGGGCGAGCACGACGGCAAGGCGGTCATCGTCACCGGAGGCACGCGCGGCATCGGCGCCGCCATCAGCCGCCGGTTTCTCGCCGAGGGCGCCGACGTGCTGGTGTGCGGCCGGAACGAGCCCGCGGACCTGCCCTCCCACGAGGGAAAACGGGCCTCCTTCGTCGCCGCCGACATCCGGCGGCCCGGCGAGGCCGCCTCGGTCGTGCGCGCCTGCGCCGACCGCTTCGGCAGGCTGGACGTGCTCGTCAACAACGCGGGCGGCGCGCCACCCGCCGACACGGCGACGATGTCGCCCCGCTTCGTGTCGGCGGTCGTGACACTCAACCTGCTGGCCCCGTTCTACGTCGCGCAACCAGCCAACGAGGTGATGCGAAACCAGCGCGAAGGCGGGCTGATCATCAACATCGGCAGCGTCGCGGGCCGTGATCCGGCGCCGGGCGCGACGGCCTACTCCGCAGCGAAAGCGGGGCTGACGATGCTCACCAAGTCACTCGGCATGGAGTTCGCGCCGAAGGTCAGGGTCAACCAGGTCACGGTAGGACTCGTGCGCACGGAACTGTCCCACCTCAACTACGGTGACGAGAACGGTCAGGAACAGGTCGCCGCCACGATTCCCATGGCGAGGATGGCGGAGCCCGACGACGTCGCGGCGGCGTGCCTGCTACTGGCCGCGCCGTCGGCCGGCTACCTCAACGGCACCGAGTTGCTTGTGGACGGTGGCGGCGAGTTTCCCGCCCGCTATCTGGCGGTGAACCCCTCCCCGCACGAGACGCGGGCGGGCGGGACCCAGCCGTAA
- a CDS encoding VOC family protein codes for MFSVVRNVATDCADAYELARFWSGVTGYPLHPEDKPGEPETQVMLPEGPLLHFNQVPEPKTSKNRIHLCLRPSTSREAEIARLLELGATWVADHREPDGSGWAVLADPEGNEFCVLRAEVA; via the coding sequence ATGTTCTCAGTGGTGCGCAACGTGGCGACCGACTGTGCGGATGCCTACGAACTGGCTCGGTTCTGGAGCGGGGTGACCGGTTACCCGCTGCACCCTGAGGACAAGCCGGGCGAGCCGGAGACGCAGGTGATGCTTCCGGAGGGCCCGTTGCTGCACTTCAACCAGGTGCCGGAGCCGAAGACGAGCAAGAACCGCATCCACCTGTGCCTGCGCCCCTCGACCTCGCGCGAGGCGGAGATCGCGCGGCTGCTGGAACTCGGAGCCACCTGGGTCGCCGATCACCGGGAGCCGGACGGCTCGGGCTGGGCCGTTCTCGCCGATCCCGAGGGCAACGAGTTCTGTGTCCTGCGCGCAGAGGTTGCGTGA